The region GGGGCTCACTGGAGGGAGGGGCCAGGACCTCAGAGgccagggtgagggacagagccGCTACAGGATGTTGAAGTCAGAGGAGTAGAGAGGGCTAATCTGGGGTTCCCAGACTCCTCTGTTCCCTGGAGAGACACTGGGCACTGCCTTTACCTCCCCAGAGGGGTTCCAGGGGAGCCTGGAAGCCCCAAAGAGCAAGCCTGTGTCCTACTGGGAAATGGGCCACCTTCTGGAGGTCATCAGGGCATTTGGGGACAATCTCTAGCTGGTCTGGAAGATGCTACAGCCCACCAGGCAGCTTCAAGTGAATGAAGTCAAAATGGTGGTCTCTCCTGCATCAGGTGTGCTccgcagaggggagggagggccagtGGCCGCCTTCACCGGGCCCTGGGCCTAGTGAAGCCTGGACCCAGAGGTCCCAATGGGCTCGGCTCACAGCTATGAGAAGAGAAGCTGAGTTCTGGGCCCCCCTGCAGAGTGGCCAGAGGGGTgccctcccacccactccctACCCACTGAGGACGCAgaccccctgccccttcccacggGCCTCTCCTGTGTTTGCAGTACCTGACTCGGCAGCTGGGCCTGGACTCTGTGGCTTTCGGCTACCTGCAGACCACCTTCGGGGTGCTTCAGCTGCTGGGCGGGCCACTATTTGGCAGGTACTGTCAGGTGGGGAAGTTTGGGGGCCCTCCCCTGCCATGACCTGGGTCTGCCCCTCAGAGGTCATGGGCTGGGTCATGCCGGCTTCCCAGACCTGATCCTGGGCCCACTAGGGTGATGGCAGCTCCTGTTCCAAAGAGGGGGAGGCTGAGCCCAGGACATCTATTTATCAGGCTAGTAAAGCCCCTGCCCCCCATTTCCACCAACGCTGGTTTGCAGCCACACAGAGAATCATACTAGCAATGCTCTCATGGCTGCACACGTCCACCTGGACTGAGCTGGGGGTCCCAGAAGAAACTCTTCTGGACCCCCAGACCCCCACCGGTCTCAGGGAGGCGGGAGCATTGGGCCCAGGGCCATCGGCAGGCCTCCTCCTGCAGGAGTCAGATCTTTAGGGTAACTGTGCAGAAAAGGGGCTGCAGAGGCAGCAGTCAGACAGAGCATGGGCCCCGGGGGGGGACAGGTGCAGATAGGGCTGAAGCCtgggagatattttattttattttttaagattttatgtatttatctgggagagagagagagggagcatgagcaaggggagcagcagagggagagggagaagcagatgccccgctgagccacccccccaaggtggggctggccccccggggccctgaggtcacaacctgagcctaaggcagatgtttcTCCGgctgagccccctgggtgcccctgggAGACACTTtctgtaaaacacacacaccccGGTGCTCCATCTGGACCCCACAAGGTCTGCTCAAAGGGAGTAGGAATGCTGGGCTGGGTCAGACACCCCATCACTGAAAACTGCCCCAGTGGAAGGATGGGGAAGCCGAGACCCCACAGGGACCATGGGCACCCAGGTCTCCCTGGTGGCCATGAGCAGATCCCGGGGCCTAGAGATCGCAGCCCCAGGGGGTGGGCGTCAGcggcagagggggcagggggggggccCGCCTACTCTCCGCGGCCTCACAGGTTTGGGCCCCCCAGGTTCGCCGACCAGCGTGGGGCGCGGGCCGCGTTCACACTCAGCTTCCTGGCGGGATCCGCCTTCTACCTGCTTCTGgcggccgcctgcagcccgagcCTGCCGGGCCTGGCCTTGCTCTGCGCTGCGCCCCTGCCCGCCGCGCTGGCGCACGGGCTGCCAGGTAGTGCCAGGCGGGGTGCCTCCTGGCTGCGGGAGGACTTGGGGGGGGGCTCGTGGGGTCGCCTGGCCCCGGTGCgacctggggaggtggggtggggcgtGGCCAGAGCCAGAGGGCGGGACGGGGGTCACGCTCGGGGCCAGGCGGGGCGCACAGCAGGGGTGACACTGGGGCGCGGCCTGGGCCCCACGGGCTCCGCCGGGGGCCCCGCGCTcagccccccgcctcccccagccGCCCAGATGGTCATAGCGGACCTGTCTGCGCCCGAGGAGCGGCCGGCGGCCCTGGGCCGGCTGGGCCTGTGCTTCGGCGTCGGCATGATCCTCGGCTCGCTGCTCGGCGGGACCCTGAGCGCCGCGTGCGGGTGAGCGGGCTGGAGGGCGGGGTGCGGCGGGGCCCCGTGAAGGAAAgctggggggggagggcgggccggggggcggggccgggggccggggcgggactGCAGCCCCGCCCACTCGCCCCTTCCCCGCCAGGCGGACACCGCGCACCCACGGTCAACAGGCGCTGCAGCCCCGCAGGGTGCGCATCGGGGCAGCGCCCGCACAgggtaaccccccccccccgcctcttgGACCCAGGAGGTCCCAGCTGGGGGGACCTGCTGCCGTCAGGGGTCACGGGGTAGTCAGGCTGGACCTAGAAAACCAGAGGGCAGGCCCTGGAGGCGGGGTCCCGGCAGGCCAGTGGGCGCCCTGGGGGCGGCTTCTGGAGGTTTCGGAACTGCACTGAGCTGTCTGTGCAGCGGCCCTAGGagtgccctcccccacccccagggagaaGAGCTTGACCTTGGACCCGGCACGCCTAGCCCTGGAGAGGCCACATCAGGCCAGGGAGGGGAGCCTCGTTTCCGCTGGGAGACCGGCGCCCCACCCagttcctcctccccacccctagcACCCCAACACTCACTCCAGATCGGCCTCTTTCATAGGAATGGACCTTGCCCCTGACCTTCATTCAGACGCAGCCTTTGCTTTCAGTTCGGAAGTAGGAGCCCAGCTGTGGGTGGAGGCCCGGTGCCAGCTAGTGACCCAACCGCCCTGTGCAGGGCTAGGGGAGCTGCCCTGGGACTCCGCTCAGGGGAGGAGCCTTCCTGGTGtctgaatcacacacacacacacacacacacacacacacactcatacacaagCACACAGACCTTCCAGTCTTGGGTGGACCCTCTGCCAGCCCTGGGCCTCTGGGGGCATCagctcccccaggctccccaagtACCTCCAGACAGACCTCAACAGCAGTAGATGTGGGCGGGGCATGGCTGATCTCTAGGGActagagaagaggaggggagggtgacCTCGTTACACCAGCTTCCTCTGGACGGAAGTCCTTGACCCCACCTGTCTCCTCCCCAGTACTTTCACCAGAGCCTGGCTTGTGGATGTCTGTCTCTGCTCAGGCAGGAGGCTGCAGTGGGGAAGGTGGTGCTCCCTTCACCTGTTCCCTCACCACTATTTACTGAACAGCTACTAAGTGCCCTGGGATTCTAGGTTCTGGGACACGGCGGTGATGAGGCCAAGTCCTCGGATAAAGTGAAAATGATATGTATTTCTATAATGTCAGGGTGAGCTGCATGGAGTCAAAAGTAATACAGCAGGATTAAGGGCAGATGGACAGGTGGCCTCCAGGGCCTCACCCGAAGGAGTTGAGAAGGGTGGCAGGAGGACGTCTGGGGAGGCAAAGCCCCACcagatgcaaaggccctgaggttggggaagggaagaggctgGTATGGCTGGAGTGGGGGAAcagggaagggatggaggggaggtgcacagggggccaggccagggagcCTGAGTGTGACCCAGCTACTGTGTGGAGAACAGGGGAGCAAGGGCCACTTCAGGGAGACCAGTGAGGTGGCTACTGTACCAGTCCAGGCAGGAGGGGGCAGCTGGACCAGGGAgggcagtggagggagagggcagagggcagagtaTGCCTGGGTTTTGCTGATGGGTGGGATGCGGGTGTGAACACAGGGCCATGCCTGGACCCTGGGTCGGCCCTGGGCGAGCCATGAATCCTGCTGAGATCTGAGCAATCCGTGGTGCTGGAGGGATCCAGGTCACGTTGGGCTGAGTCTGGTGCCTGTTAGGCTGTGGGTTGGGCAGCTGTGGGTCACTCAGCTGAGTGAGGGGGTGTGTAGTGGGCAGAGCGGGGCTATGTCCTCATATGGGTGGTTTTTAAGCCCTGGGAACTGGTTCAGGTTGAGCCCTGAGCCCAGACCTGGCACTTCATATTAGAAGCGGGGCTCAAGGGAGAGACACAGTGAGGACAGGAAGGGAGCAAGATCCAGGAGAATATTGCAGAAGCCAAGGGGCGTGTGGGTCACAGAGGGGAGGGCCCTGCCACTGGGGTGGTGGGAGCAAGAGAAAGAGGATCGGGGGCATATTAGGGGGATCAGGGGGTAAAGAaggtgcaggagagggagaggcagggcagggaggagcccccaggctgccccacccaCCTGGGCTCTCAGCAGCCCAGCCACCCGCTACCGTGGACCTCGGGGCACCTACTGTCACCTACCTGGACAGGTGCTCTCACCTGTGAAATGTCCAGGGTGTGCGGGGATAGGTGGGGAAACAGGTCCCCGGGAGAGGGTGTCTCCTCCATGGAGCTCCAGGTCTCCATCCTGTGCCCCACGGCAGGGGCCAGCgccctgtctccctgtctccccaccGCAAAGACCACATCCCgcctcccttccctgtccccagtAGAAACCCAGGCACATTGTCAGGGCTCCTCGTCCATCACCTTCCTGCCCAGTCTGTACCCTGTGACCCGTCCTCCGAAAGGGCTCAGCCATGCCCCCTACCTCCAGGGCagcgggggtgagggggaggaagTGGCTTTGGCAGCCTCAGGATGTGGGACGGGCACTGGTATAACTGGTTtgggctcagcggggagctcCAGCTGGGAGGCCAGGGCCCTGAGTCACTTAGCAGGTGGGGAGCACTCTGTGACTCACGGCTCTGAGTTAGGTCCCAGGGGATggggtccaggggctcctggaaaAGGGAGCCATCTGGCGAACCCTGCTGGCAATGGGACCGGGTAAGCCCCCCAGCCCGACTCCTGGACTTGGTGTGGGCAGGCCTCCCACCACCTGATTCTGAGGGGCTGGTTCCCACAAAGTCACAGGGTATAGTCAAGGCTCTGGTCCCTGGAAGGGCTCGGGGTTTGGACAGATGCCCATGGGGATAGCAATTCCTTTAGGCTTGGGAGGATTTGCAGCCGGCCAGGGCAGCTTCTGCTCCCGGAGGTCAGGCAAACTGACTCTGTGTCACGGTCACCGGGCAGCCCTGCTGAGTACTCGCTGGCCAGTGAGTggccctgccccggccccagCACTGCCACCAGCTTTGCCCACTGGGCCCTCGGTGACTCAGAGGGAATTTACTATGCTCCTTATCTCCCTGAGGACTTGGGATGTTATCTCAGCCTTTGGTCTGGCCTGGGGAATGGGAAGCCCTTATCCTGCTGACAGGGTTTCCGCCCCGGTGACACGGTGACACCACTGCTTCCCCTGGAAGTTAATGAGTAAACActcagggctgccctgaatgACTGAGACAGAGTGCGTGGTGGCTCAGCCCAGCAGCCTACTACACTTGCTGCTCATACAGTCTCACCGAGGCTCTGCAGGGTCAGCCAGGCCTGCTGGTGCCCACCATGGGAGGGTAGGAGGGGACACAGAGACCCAGCAGAAGGACCCTGCGTGTTCCGGACACTGGGAAGTGCACAAACAGGGCCCAGCTGGCCCAGAGCAAGCTCAGTTGAGACCTGACAGGGGAGGGAGAAGTCAATTGTTGAAGGTGGGACTGGGATGGGTGAGGCCAAGGGaaagcctgtgcaaaggccctggggcaggaaggagctTGGGGCATGGGGCATGCTTGGAGGCCTGTGTGGAAGCGGAGGGATCAAGTGCTCAGGGAACACAGAGGGCTACAAAGGGTCAGGCCAGACAAggcttttcatcctttttttctggGCCCCAGAAGCTAGAGGGAGGCTGAATCAGGAGTGGCCCCACAGACTTTCATTTTCAGACATTGTTCTAGTGACAGTGTCATGGGATTGGGGAGGGCAGGGTGACTTCTCcaccccaggctccaggctggacAGCCAATGACTTTCACATCCTTGTGTCACAGGAAGCTGGGTCCCAGCTGACCCCAGTCTGTCCCCCAGGTAGGATAGGAGAGGGCCCGGGGACCCTCAGGGCAGGGGCGAGGGCAGCACTGGCTTTGTGAGTACTGTCACCTTGTGGTCGGAGAGGACAAAAGCATAGCACCCACACAGGGTGGGCAGATGGCCTGGCCCACTGCCCTCCTGACGACGTCATGTTGGTGAACGGCAGGCCCCAAGCTAAGGACGAAAGGCAGGTCGCAGTCAGCCGTACCGTTCCACCAGCGCGAGCAACTGGCCACGACAAACTGTGGCCGGTGGGCAGGGCTCCAGGCTGGCCAGGCAGCCCCTGGGGACCCGTGCAGCCCTCGGTGTCCCGAGAGGGTGGCCCTCATTGCATCTGAATGAGGTCACTGCAGAGAAGGGCAAAAGGACAGAAAGATCCAGCAAGGTCACTGCAGAGAAGGGCAAAAGGACAGAAAGACGGATGTCCGGAGTCCTGCCCGGGGGTCCCTTCATGGCCTGCATCCCTCGGGCCTCCTGTCCGTCCATTCAACCAAAACCCAAAGGGGTGGGTAGGCAGAGACACCCTGAACGTGGCCTGCCCTCGGGGTCCACACTCAATCTGTAACCGGGCTCCAACGAGCCAACAACCGGACGCGGCCGTCCGCAATCCTGCACAAAGGGGGCAGGAGGCCCCGGCGGGGAGTTGACTGTGCCCGGTGCTCAGGGGCGCACCTACCCACACGTCATGGGCAAGGGCGCCAAGCTGCGTCCTGGAGGCCAGAGGGCTCCCAGGCTGAGAGGATGCCCTCCGTGCAGGGTGGGGCGGGGCTGAGCTGGCCGCGTGGTCCCCtggccttctgctccctctggcATCTGTCCTGGGGGGTCGGCGGGGGCCTGCAGGCGGGGAGGACACCCCCACGGCCCCTGGGAAGCTGAGGCCCCCTACTCCCTCTGGGGCCCCCTGGTTTAGTAGCCATCACTGAGGGGTGGGTGCGATGCCACAGGGAGGGCCCTGGCTCTGTGCCGCCGGCCCTCGCTTGTCACCAGCCTCCCAAAATAGCCATCTAAGTGGCCGCCTCTGCTCCCGCGAACTTCCGGGGCATCTGGCGAAGAAAGCAGGTTCTGTCCCTGCCCGCCAGGCCCCAAGCAGTGACGTGCAGGTCCCGAAGAAAGGGCCCTTCTCTCTGGGGCCAGCCATCGGGGCCGGGGAGTCCCTGCCCGCGTCACAGATCCGTTCCTGCTGGCCCCGGCCCTCCCCAGGGGGCTGAGTCCGGGCCTCTGACCCCCTGGCCTGTCAGTCGCAGACGTGCCCGTTCATTCAGAAGCCTGGTGGTCAGAAAGCCCGATTATCCACCATCCAGGGCGGTGGGAGTCGGCTGGGGGGCCACagatggaggtgggggaaggaaggccAGCTCCGCCCCTGACCAACGGTGTGAGTCTGGGGGGCTCCTAGCCAGAGATGTGGGGTGATCCTGCCCCCACAGCCCCCCTGACCCCAGGCGGAACAGGGTCTTTCCTGCCTGTGGTTTGCCAAGGGAGCTAcatgtgtgcgcgtgtgccccCGCGTGTCTATGCGCACGCGTGCAGCAGCAGTGGGCAAGAGCAGGAAGTCCTTTCTCTGCACCCCGCAGAGAGCCGGGACATCTTGTGTCTATGCCCTGAGGCCTTGTACAGGGCAGGTGTGGGGCTGGTGAATTGGAGTCAGGACCTAGTTCACACAGGGGTTCCCTGGTCTGATGTTCACTGGGGCCTTGGCACAGGGTCCCACCCGGGGCCCACTGGTCCTCGGGGCCATCTACTTCCAACGATGGAGCAAGCCCCTCTTGGAGGACAAGGTGTTGGGGCTTGTGGAAAGGGCTCTTGCGGGTTGTATAGGAGTTTCCTCTGCTGCTGAGGGGAAGGGCTTCATGGCCGTGCACCAGCCTGGAAGGTCAGAGCAGCCTGGCCCTGTAAGTTCCCATTCTTTCCTATCTTCCCCTCCACACCCTGGAGGGGACAGGTTGGCCTCCAGAAGAAATAGTCATGATCAGGGGGGccagcccccacccagggcccaTGCTGTCAGGTGACACTGCCTGCCTGGCCACTTGTGCCCTCCATGCGGTGACTCGTGGTTGGGGAGGGACTGTGTCAGGAGCTGACGCCGAGGGGCCTGCCTGAGTGTGGGTCCCTGGTGGTAGTCTGGGCAGGCCGGAGGGAGGGCATCCGAGGGTGGTGTCCGAAGCCCCTTCCCAAGCCCAGCATGGCCAGCCCCACAGGAAGAGGGGCGCAATGGGCAGGGGCTCCTGAGGCCATTGTGAGTGATGGGAAGGAGGCATGAAGGTCGCACGGACACAGATGAGGCCGTGTGGGGTTCCATGGTCTTCTTGCAGGTGGAGCCAAGAGGCAGGCTGGGCCCCCTGCCACCCCTGCACCCCATCCTGGTGTCCTGACCCCAGTGCCACCTGACACATAGCTCCCCATCTGCCCAAAGAGCCAGACGTATGTCACCTAAAGGACGAGGCgagctgcccccccaccccaggaggccACTCCAGTCCCACCAGAGGGATGAAAACTGCTCTGGGGCCAGGGTCCTTCCTCTGGGAGCTTCAGTTTTCCCCTCTGTAAAATAAGCAGGACCCATGGCCTGCCCCCTTCTGCCGGGTGTATGCAGGGAGCTCCTCCGTGTTCGAAGACACGGCCTGGAGCTGAGCCCTGGGACCCCCGACGTGTGACTCCCCTGCCCTGGCTGGGACCTGTCATCTGGGGGCCTCCCTACCCCTCAGCAGTCTGGGAGCTGCCCATCTCCCGAGAGAagccgcccctccctccctccctccagggctCAGCTCCGGGGCTCCTGCCACTGCCCACTCTCGGAGACCCGGGGCCCACTTGCCGTGGCTGCCAGAGGCTGCAGCTGCGTGTGAGCCTCGGGCCTGGAGACAGCTCCATGTGCTTCTTCATCGCATCACCTCATGAATGTGCCCTGTgagtcccacccctgcccccagtcaCGGGCTGTGAGGATGTGGCTGCTGGGGTTTGAGCTGTTCTCAGCTGTCCAGACCCCAGCTTGGCTGAGGGGCTTATGGAGGAGATGCCGCACGCGGTACCCACACCCAAGGACCCAAGTCCTGTGTGACCACTGCTGTCACCCCCAGGATTCAGTGTCCAGCCTTCGTGGCTCTTGTGGCCAGCCTTGTGGCAGCTGTCCTCAGCTTCacctgcatccccaccaacactaAGGGGGTTAGCGCCAATGCCCAGGCTACCCCTCCAGGTAAGCCCCACCAGGTATACCCTCCAGGTAGTCCCCAGCAGGTACTCCCCTCCGGGTGGGCCCCACCGGGTACTCCCCTCCGGGGGGGCCCCACCGGATACTCCCCTGGAGGTGTGCAGGAACACTGGTCCTGGGGAGTGCCAAGGTGGGGGGCAGAGCGGTGCAGCTGGGACATGTGGGACCTCCCAGGCCCACAAGGGAGGGCAGGGCTCCACAGAGGAGCCAACAGGGGACCCCTGCCTCTGTGCCCAGTGACTGAAAGCCTGGACCCAGAAAGGTCAGGAGGGAAGACATGCGCCGGGCCCTGGAGGGGATAGAGGCACAGCCAAACTGGCCTCCAGGAGagctgggcaggtggggagggcaaGGGGCGCCCAGCCACACGCAGCTGGAAGCCGACGCCACAATGCTCAGAGGTGGTCACTGGGTCAGGAAATGGTGGGTGCTCACAGCCAGACCATGGCCCCCACTCCCCAGCAGCTGTCGGTGGCCAGCAGGTCACACAGGTCGGGGGAGTGAGGGCCAGGGCTGAGCCAGGCTGCCTGCGAGTGGAGGTGCTGTGTTTCTGGGGTGCCTCCCAGGGTCAGTGGGAGCTGAGGGCTTGGCTCTAGGAGTGTGCGGAGCTGCCCCGAGAAGGGGCTCCCCGCCACCCTGCAGGCCTGcccgccccctcccagggcccaggccaggtcggggagctggggagagggccaTGCGGTGGTCTGAGCAGCCTCCCGGGGTCCCCTAGGCGCACCCAAGGCCAGCATCTTTGACCTGAAAGCCATCAGCCGCCTGTTGCTGCAGCCCGGTGTCCTGCCCGTGTTCCTGGTCAAGGTGGTGTCCGGCTTCCCCTCTGGTAAGTCCCTGAGCCTGGCGTGGACGCCTCCCTCCGCCGGGGGTCCAAGCTCTGCAGCCTCCCCGTGCCATCACCCATCACATGGGTCCCGGAGGAGAGGCTCCCGGTTCATGCCGAATGGCTGCAGGAGTGAGGgcagtagggcagccccagtggcccagcggtttagcgctgccttcaccccagggcctgatcatggagtcccaggatcgagtcccacatcgggctccctgcacggagcctgcttctgcctctgcctgtgtctctggttctctctctctctctctgtatctcacatgaataaataaataaaatcttaaaaaaaaaaaaaaaaaaggagtgagggGGTAGAACAGAAAAGCagtgcccctcccctgcagccctcaGGCCCCCCTCACACGCAGTCCTCAGTACCCCACCGGGCAGGCTCCAAGCCCCCTGTTCTGGGGTCCTCTAACTGGGAGGCAGCACAGGACAAATTAATGAGGTGTTTTGCTGGCGCCAAAGAGTTCATCTCTTGCCCTCAGAGAGTTCTCACTCTTGCAAAAGCAGAGGTCTCGGGGTTGGGTCCATGGGGGTGAAGGAGGAGGCAGATGTTGCCCGGCCGGGCCCTCACCAGCTGTGCTGGATCCAGGCTGGCTCTTCGGGGCTGACTTCAGTTAAAAGGGTCTTTGGGGGCCACCAGAGGACCTGGGGTCACATCCTCCCACATTGTCAGCCCTGGGGCCCCCCGCCTCCCAACAGCCCTCACACAGGATGCCCTGGGCTCCGGCCAGCCTGGCCACAGGGTAGCTTCTGGCACCTTCCTCGGCACTGTCTCTATTGGTCCCTGGGGCCACGCTTCCCGTGCCTGAGATCCACAGAATCCTCAGGAAAGCTGTCAGGGACCCAGCTGGTGTCACCTGCCAGTTGTCCTTGTGGCTTGGGGACAACCAGGCAGCTGCTCCTTGCCTCTCCTAGGACTGTTCCTGGTCATGTTCTCCATCATCTCCATGGACTTCTTCCAGCTGGATGCCGCTCAGGCCGGCTACCTCACGTCCTTCTTTGGGGTGCTCCAGATGGTGAGTGGCTACTAGCGGCTCAAGGTGTGCCTCGGGTAGGTCAGAGGTCTTCGGATGCGATGGACCGTGCAGcctgcctgcctcagtttctccatggCTCGGAGGCTGTCCTGCACTCCTGCCATCCACATTCTGCATGGTTAGCTTCCGGCTGCCCTCCTGCCAGCCGGGGTCCACACTGTGCCCCCAAGTGGGCTTGCCCTCCTGTCCCGGCTCCAGGCTCCCACCAATGGGCTTGTGTCCTGTGTCCACACTCACCCGCCTGGAGGTCCTGTCTGCtgagagggcaggaaggaggctaGTGCCCAGCAAAGGCTGGTGTCAAGGGTCCACCCAGTGTCCATCTGGCACCCCACTGCGGACGGGCCAGGGCAGGAGTGGTGCCTGTTGTGGGGGGCACATGACAAGGCTGCCTGCCCACAGCAGGCAAGCTCTCCAAGCTGAGGTCCCCGTCTCCTTGTCCATCCAGTGAGGCAGACCACAGTGACTTGTGGGCTGTTTGGTAGATTAAATGAGTGCTCAGAACAGGCCGGGCATCTCGGGGGTCCCACCCAAGTGACAATCACTGTGTCCTCGTGAAATGCCCCAAGACTGGTGGCCCCAGGGCAGGAGGTACCTGAGAAGCGTGTTCAGGTGGGACAGGTGTCCTGTGTGCCATCTCCCAGGCCCTGGCTCCTCCTAGGCATCTGTGCCAGGctggggggccggggcagggACAGGTGGCGACGCACTGCCGCCGCCCTGGACGCCTGCCCAACAGCCGGAGTGCGGGAGGGGCTATTCTGGGACCGTCTGGGGGGAGGCAGCTTGG is a window of Vulpes lagopus strain Blue_001 chromosome 11, ASM1834538v1, whole genome shotgun sequence DNA encoding:
- the SLC22A18 gene encoding solute carrier family 22 member 18 isoform X2 yields the protein MQGAPPCSKTRPGAEPWDPRRVTPLPWLGPVIWGPPYPSAVWELPISREKPPLPPSLQGSAPGLLPLPTLGDPGPTCRGCQRLQLRVSLGPGDSSMCFFIASPHECALIQCPAFVALVASLVAAVLSFTCIPTNTKGVSANAQATPPGAPKASIFDLKAISRLLLQPGVLPVFLVKVVSGFPSGLFLVMFSIISMDFFQLDAAQAGYLTSFFGVLQMVIQGVVIGWLSSHFSEGTLLQASVLVFIVVGVAMALMSNVLHFCLLMPGLVFSLCALNVVTDSMLTKAVSASDTGTMLGLCASIQPLTRTVGPTVGGLLYRSFGVPVFGHVQFATNVLVLLVLWRQPLPQKRDKVG
- the SLC22A18 gene encoding solute carrier family 22 member 18 isoform X1, which translates into the protein MLGAPGARGQYSRGTGTPGRLRVIVLTYVLVALELTCLFMRFSILPYLTRQLGLDSVAFGYLQTTFGVLQLLGGPLFGRFADQRGARAAFTLSFLAGSAFYLLLAAACSPSLPGLALLCAAPLPAALAHGLPAAQMVIADLSAPEERPAALGRLGLCFGVGMILGSLLGGTLSAACGIQCPAFVALVASLVAAVLSFTCIPTNTKGVSANAQATPPGAPKASIFDLKAISRLLLQPGVLPVFLVKVVSGFPSGLFLVMFSIISMDFFQLDAAQAGYLTSFFGVLQMVIQGVVIGWLSSHFSEGTLLQASVLVFIVVGVAMALMSNVLHFCLLMPGLVFSLCALNVVTDSMLTKAVSASDTGTMLGLCASIQPLTRTVGPTVGGLLYRSFGVPVFGHVQFATNVLVLLVLWRQPLPQKRDKVG